Proteins encoded within one genomic window of Nitrospina gracilis 3/211:
- a CDS encoding lysylphosphatidylglycerol synthase domain-containing protein: MSKILKPLFFLFGVGLFAWAVSTVDFKDVTHHLLDMGWGFLLIFLAYGLVAYFDARSWQFAFKPEEVKRLTTFALWKVRTIGESFNAITPFGSLGGEPVKAHF; the protein is encoded by the coding sequence ATGTCCAAAATCCTGAAACCCCTGTTTTTCCTGTTCGGCGTCGGCCTCTTTGCGTGGGCTGTGAGCACCGTCGATTTCAAAGACGTCACCCATCACCTGCTGGACATGGGCTGGGGCTTCCTCCTGATATTCCTCGCCTACGGCCTGGTGGCTTATTTCGACGCACGTTCGTGGCAGTTCGCCTTCAAACCGGAGGAAGTGAAACGGCTCACCACCTTCGCGCTTTGGAAAGTGCGTACCATCGGCGAGTCGTTCAACGCCATCACGCCGTTCGGCTCGCTGGGCGGCGAGCCGGTGAAAGCGCATTTC
- a CDS encoding molybdopterin-dependent oxidoreductase, translating into MSTVVRKTVNFTINDKPLTAPEGTMILDAAKRADIFISNLCSNPKLKPFAACRTCMVEINEDGKKDLVYSCTHPVSEGMKIRTDTDETSRYNGACLEMLLVEHPLDCPICDKSGVCPLQDNTDHLKLWNGRFEIKRRNEPSIKTNPIIEFYLNRCIMCGMCVRVCDEIQGVQALDYHKRGYQVGIGTANDEPLDCEFCGQCITVCPTGALMDMTSSARGLASMFKNTHSTCNFCSWGCTVKMETKKGQLVRIEGDETFDLGINEGNLCAKGRFGHGMVHNKQRIQQPMMNVGGTFQEVSWSEALETIADRLKATINRSGPASIAAIGGEKLTNEENYLFQKLFRGLVGTNQLTNLNQVRAPYVNRFTQQCFENGIVSKPITELDEADVVLLFNTDIPSEYPVAGNSIRKAAINFGTDILIANPRNVVFNHESRVEVRMTYKPGSDLAVANRISKILIDKNLVDTGKVKTVLPNYDAFVQSLSKYTADYAQNATGLDDATLTRAAERFSRNADRFILVGNDIHETGRGEAILDALLNLSILVHAGGEGSVSIYPPREHCNSQGVNDMGLTPEYLPGYRRADDPEALAHLAKTWGLNELKFVGENLVDDLWEHCTKGHVKMLYIAGEDPCHSYYKADVVKNALQTVPFLVVHDSYMTETAKMADLVLPSCTYAEKEGTFTNMTRHVQKVTPAVLPEGESRPDFDIFLDLADAFGKPFDFNSVEDVQAEIEIAAPIYKGMFPGKKSKQWAPAESSHKPGFAVTEAEAAPATNGNGYPFTLISNNHMFHIGTYTQYAKALMDIGPDCIAEINPKDAKELGVESGDRIKVESSTHTVEVPVEVNKRSVQGVVYIPKNWVDVPINKMRNGEEGLVSVKISKAG; encoded by the coding sequence ATGAGTACCGTCGTCAGAAAAACGGTCAACTTCACGATCAATGACAAGCCGCTCACCGCGCCTGAGGGCACGATGATCCTCGATGCCGCGAAGCGGGCGGATATTTTTATCAGCAACCTGTGTTCGAACCCCAAACTGAAGCCGTTCGCAGCGTGCCGTACGTGCATGGTGGAAATCAACGAGGACGGCAAGAAGGATCTCGTCTATTCCTGCACGCATCCGGTATCCGAAGGCATGAAGATCCGTACGGACACGGATGAAACCAGCCGCTACAACGGTGCGTGTCTGGAGATGTTGCTGGTCGAACACCCGCTGGACTGCCCGATCTGTGACAAATCCGGCGTCTGCCCCCTGCAGGACAATACCGACCACCTGAAGCTGTGGAACGGACGCTTCGAGATCAAGCGCCGCAACGAGCCCAGCATCAAGACCAACCCGATCATCGAGTTTTACCTGAACCGGTGCATCATGTGCGGCATGTGCGTACGCGTGTGTGACGAGATTCAGGGCGTGCAGGCACTGGATTACCACAAGCGCGGCTACCAGGTGGGCATCGGCACCGCCAACGACGAGCCGCTGGACTGCGAGTTTTGCGGCCAGTGCATCACCGTCTGCCCCACCGGCGCGTTGATGGACATGACTTCGAGCGCGCGCGGCCTGGCATCCATGTTCAAGAACACCCACAGCACCTGCAACTTCTGTTCATGGGGTTGCACGGTCAAGATGGAAACCAAAAAAGGTCAGTTGGTGCGCATCGAAGGCGACGAAACGTTCGACCTCGGAATCAACGAAGGCAACCTGTGCGCCAAGGGCCGTTTCGGCCACGGCATGGTCCACAACAAGCAGCGTATCCAGCAGCCTATGATGAATGTCGGTGGCACCTTTCAGGAAGTCAGCTGGTCGGAAGCGCTGGAGACCATCGCCGATCGCCTGAAAGCCACCATCAACCGCAGTGGACCGGCCAGCATCGCCGCCATCGGCGGGGAAAAACTGACCAACGAGGAAAATTACCTGTTCCAGAAACTGTTTCGCGGTCTGGTCGGTACCAATCAGTTGACCAATCTCAATCAGGTGCGGGCGCCGTACGTCAACCGTTTCACCCAGCAGTGTTTCGAAAACGGCATCGTGTCAAAGCCGATCACGGAGCTGGATGAGGCGGACGTGGTGCTGCTGTTCAACACCGACATTCCCTCGGAATACCCGGTTGCAGGCAACTCCATCCGCAAGGCAGCGATCAACTTTGGCACCGACATCCTCATCGCCAACCCGCGTAACGTGGTCTTCAACCACGAATCCCGAGTGGAAGTGCGGATGACGTACAAACCAGGCTCGGATCTGGCGGTGGCCAACCGCATCAGCAAAATCCTGATCGACAAGAACCTCGTGGACACGGGCAAGGTCAAAACCGTCCTGCCAAACTATGACGCCTTCGTTCAATCACTGTCCAAATACACCGCCGACTACGCCCAGAACGCAACCGGTCTGGATGATGCGACGCTCACCCGCGCCGCGGAACGCTTCAGCCGCAATGCCGACCGGTTCATCCTGGTTGGCAACGATATCCATGAAACCGGCCGGGGCGAAGCCATTCTGGACGCGCTTCTCAACCTGTCGATCCTCGTGCACGCGGGCGGCGAAGGCAGTGTCAGCATCTACCCGCCGCGCGAACACTGCAACTCGCAGGGCGTCAACGACATGGGCCTCACCCCGGAATACCTGCCGGGCTACCGGCGCGCGGACGACCCCGAGGCACTGGCTCACTTGGCCAAGACCTGGGGCCTCAATGAACTCAAGTTCGTAGGGGAAAACCTGGTTGATGATCTGTGGGAACACTGCACCAAGGGCCACGTCAAGATGCTTTATATTGCCGGCGAGGACCCCTGCCACAGCTATTACAAAGCAGATGTGGTGAAAAACGCACTGCAGACGGTACCCTTCCTCGTGGTGCACGATTCGTACATGACAGAGACCGCGAAGATGGCGGACCTGGTTCTGCCGTCCTGTACCTACGCGGAAAAAGAAGGCACGTTCACCAACATGACCCGCCACGTACAGAAGGTCACACCGGCGGTCCTGCCGGAAGGCGAGTCGCGCCCGGACTTCGACATCTTTCTCGATTTGGCGGATGCGTTCGGCAAGCCGTTCGACTTCAACTCGGTCGAGGATGTGCAGGCGGAAATCGAAATCGCCGCGCCCATTTACAAGGGAATGTTTCCCGGCAAAAAGTCCAAGCAATGGGCCCCCGCTGAAAGCAGCCACAAACCGGGCTTCGCGGTCACCGAAGCGGAAGCCGCTCCCGCCACGAACGGCAACGGGTACCCCTTCACGCTGATCAGCAACAACCACATGTTCCACATTGGCACCTACACGCAGTACGCCAAGGCGCTGATGGACATTGGGCCGGACTGTATCGCCGAGATCAATCCCAAGGACGCGAAGGAACTCGGCGTGGAAAGCGGCGACCGGATCAAGGTCGAATCCTCCACGCACACGGTGGAAGTTCCCGTCGAAGTCAACAAGCGGTCGGTTCAGGGTGTCGTGTACATTCCCAAGAACTGGGTGGACGTTCCCATCAACAAGATGCGGAACGGTGAAGAGGGTCTGGTTTCGGTCAAAATCTCGAAGGCCGGCTGA
- a CDS encoding lysylphosphatidylglycerol synthase domain-containing protein: QGLASQVVARTTLMLSLLLFMIPGTVFLFLTDGIDETFKNGSAAGLITFSVLIILFLLFQTTGCLSILVGWFDRTFPKSEARPAVDHLLQLCNMMSGYYREHHTLCFKSIWYGWLGWVAGVIELYFTLYFLGVELSWMELWTIEAILQLVRVGSFFIPVSLGAQEAGLVVIFMSMGMSGPLGLAVSLVRRIRELIWIGLGLLLGGSAAFKPMRIPAESSEQP, translated from the coding sequence CAGGGTCTCGCCTCGCAGGTGGTGGCGCGCACCACGCTGATGCTGAGCCTCCTCTTGTTCATGATTCCCGGCACCGTCTTTTTGTTTCTGACGGACGGCATCGACGAAACCTTTAAAAACGGCAGCGCCGCCGGGCTCATCACCTTTTCTGTCCTCATCATCCTGTTCCTGCTGTTCCAGACCACCGGATGCCTGAGCATTCTGGTGGGCTGGTTCGACCGAACCTTTCCCAAAAGCGAGGCGCGCCCGGCGGTCGATCACCTGCTTCAACTCTGCAATATGATGTCGGGGTATTACCGCGAACACCACACGCTCTGCTTCAAATCCATCTGGTACGGCTGGCTGGGCTGGGTGGCGGGGGTGATCGAACTCTACTTCACGCTTTACTTTCTGGGCGTCGAGTTGAGCTGGATGGAGTTGTGGACCATCGAGGCGATCCTGCAACTGGTGCGGGTGGGCAGTTTCTTCATACCCGTCAGCCTGGGGGCGCAGGAGGCGGGGCTGGTGGTGATTTTCATGTCGATGGGCATGAGCGGCCCGCTCGGGCTCGCGGTGTCTCTGGTGCGACGCATCCGCGAATTGATCTGGATCGGGCTCGGCCTCCTGCTGGGCGGAAGTGCCGCATTCAAACCCATGCGAATCCCGGCAGAATCCTCAGAGCAACCCTGA
- the nuoD gene encoding NADH dehydrogenase (quinone) subunit D, which yields MSDLKDSLHTEHLVLNMGPSHPATHGTVKFTLTLDGETVVDCEVEVGYLHRGFEKMCESVTYTNVFPYTDRLNYCSAIMNNISYALAVEKLLGIECTERCQYIRVVTNELMRIADHYTNIAAAALELGALTAFIYFVEAREILWDILEKICGARLTSNYVRIGGLMCDIPEDLDDDLKAAYPKLDALFDDVDKLLTKNRIFLDRMCDTGIISVEEAISYGFTGPCLRACGVDYDVRKAQPYLVYDRIDFDVPLGRTGDNFDRYLVRMEEIKQSYKIVKQAMKDMPDGPINVDNPYMRQPSKQDVYTRMEEMIAHFKLTIDGIKPPVGEVYLGTEAANGELGFYLVSDGSGRPYKCRVRPPCFTMTAAMEVMVRGAMLADIIPTFDMINMIGGECDR from the coding sequence ATGTCCGATCTCAAGGATAGTTTGCATACCGAACACCTGGTCCTGAACATGGGCCCGTCCCATCCGGCGACGCACGGAACGGTGAAATTCACCCTCACGCTGGACGGCGAAACCGTGGTGGACTGCGAAGTCGAAGTGGGCTACCTGCACCGCGGTTTCGAGAAGATGTGCGAAAGCGTCACCTACACCAACGTCTTCCCGTACACGGACCGGCTGAACTACTGCTCCGCCATCATGAACAACATCAGCTACGCGCTGGCGGTGGAAAAACTGCTGGGTATCGAATGCACCGAGCGGTGCCAGTACATCCGCGTCGTCACCAACGAGTTGATGCGCATCGCCGACCACTACACGAACATCGCGGCGGCTGCGCTGGAGCTGGGCGCACTCACCGCATTCATCTATTTCGTCGAAGCCCGCGAAATCCTGTGGGACATTCTGGAAAAAATCTGCGGTGCGCGGCTGACTTCCAACTACGTGCGCATCGGCGGGTTGATGTGCGACATCCCGGAAGACCTGGATGACGATCTGAAAGCGGCGTACCCGAAGCTGGACGCGCTTTTCGACGACGTCGACAAACTGCTCACCAAAAACCGCATTTTCCTCGACCGCATGTGCGATACGGGGATCATCTCCGTGGAAGAAGCCATTTCCTACGGCTTCACCGGACCGTGCCTGCGCGCCTGCGGTGTTGATTACGACGTGCGCAAGGCCCAGCCGTACCTGGTTTACGACCGCATCGACTTCGACGTGCCGCTCGGCCGCACGGGTGACAACTTCGACCGCTACCTGGTGCGCATGGAGGAGATCAAGCAGAGCTACAAGATTGTCAAGCAGGCGATGAAAGACATGCCGGACGGTCCCATCAACGTGGACAACCCCTACATGCGCCAGCCTTCCAAGCAGGATGTGTACACGCGCATGGAAGAAATGATCGCCCACTTCAAGCTGACCATCGACGGCATCAAGCCGCCGGTCGGCGAGGTGTACCTGGGTACGGAAGCGGCAAACGGAGAACTCGGTTTTTACCTGGTGAGCGACGGCTCCGGCCGCCCCTACAAGTGCCGCGTGCGCCCGCCCTGCTTCACCATGACGGCGGCGATGGAAGTGATGGTGCGCGGCGCCATGCTGGCCGACATCATCCCCACCTTCGACATGATCAACATGATCGGCGGTGAGTGCGACCGTTAA